A region from the Benincasa hispida cultivar B227 chromosome 10, ASM972705v1, whole genome shotgun sequence genome encodes:
- the LOC120088364 gene encoding uncharacterized protein LOC120088364, whose product MEQFEIEGYSDYQQSLGTSGRVSLCHTNQNLKLHEKFKKERHSFTYGEVHDSPYRTSRNHQKDEISGKITKKDEIVRYMSNLPCYLERGEHLQEKVLSVGVLDWGRLEKWQHGHKQLSSRSSWNPTVRSNGSSSSSSDSLSPHFGKDHISRQRLHRPSLYSHLLASPHSQFVKSFGESEKCQDLKFVHSNTLKGQGKSIKSNQQSCKTDREVKIKQTERTGLETEVLRECKTLPDVLNYEVASSRRGELLGVDKSRAQKDFADEHDVLEKPEAIVLLPSSLVTMNDTQVPERSDSTLLLNLWSNEAGQQSSMKRSAASFSPELNCNIPNSSKTPCEVNGNQFPLKHNCSTNASSNSRSVSRLARAGYSPCKARISEAETSVVAPLNSRVKEASIGLNLKASTVSVDKARSPSPFSRLSISMGRRRKSSSSMGNSCASVQGSTHIPVQSGSENAMPSACVNELRNDRPNNTSRASSSPLRRLLDPLLKPKAVVYHHAVEPIEKDLHDTPDKIYDRQSNSSTLQSRKLMLDMSRCRKISVSDTALDKKQGSSVVHALLQVAFKNGLPLFTFAVDNVSNILAATVKLTSSRKGAVSHIYTFFIVQEVKRKTGSWINQGSKGKGCDYVSNVIAQMNVSDSEISQVIRPYEPSTTREFVLFSVDLKQADRQTSDFLPNEELAAIIVKIPPKIKQGSRECSPLSKGSEQVQRPGGGESFISTTVLLPSGIHSLPSKGGPSSLIERWTSGGSCDCGGWDLGCKLRVFANQNQKIEKSSSSQSFPITNQFKLFPQEGVPENDCILSLAAFKDMIYSIEFDSSLSLLQAFSICLAMIDGKNSCELSESSILFEAKTPGESKLMHNDRLWTPNLAEREDPAEHVACPPLSPFGRV is encoded by the exons ATGGAACAGTTTGAAATTGAAGGATATTCAGATTATCAACAATCCTTGGGTACCTCCGGGCGAGTTTCATTGTGCCATACTAACCAAAATTTAAAGCTGCACGAGAAGTTCAAAAAAGAAAGGCATAGCTTTACATATGGTGAGGTCCATGATAGCCCTTATAGGACTTCAAGAAATCATCAGAAGGATGAAATTTCAGGAAAGATAACCAAGAAGGATGAAATTGTGAGATACATGTCAAATTTACCTTGCTATCTAGAACGTGGTGAACACCTCCAGGAGAAAGTTCTTAGTGTGGGGGTGCTCGACTGGGGGCGACTAGAAAAATGGCAGCATGGCCACAAACAATTATCAAGCAGAAGTAGCTGGAATCCAACAGTCAGAAGTAATGGATCTTCATCCTCTTCATCTGATAGCTTGTCTCCCCATTTTGGCAAAGATCACATCTCTCGTCAAAGATTACATCGTCCTTCACTCTATTCTCACCTGTTAGCTTCTCCTCACTCTCAGTTCGTTAAATCCTTCGGAGAAAGTGAAAAATGCCAAGATCTTAAATTTGTCCATAGTAACACCTTAAAAGGCCAAGGCAAGTCCATAAAAAGCAACCAGCAGTCATGTAAAACTGATCGAGAAGTAAAGATAAAACAGACAGAGAGAACAGGTCTAGAGACGGAAGTTCTCCGAGAATGTAAAACTTTGCCAGATGTGCTAAATTATGAGGTTGCATCTTCTCGACGTGGGGAGCTTCTTGGAGTAGATAAGTCTCGTGCACAAAAAGATTTTGCAGATGAGCATGATGTGTTGGAAAAGCCTGAAGCAATTGTCCTTTTGCCCAGCAGCTTAGTGACAATGAATGATACACAAGTCCCTGAGCGTTCGGATTCTACACTCTTATTAAATCTATGGTCCAATGAAGCAGGTCAGCAGAGCTCAATGAAGAGGTCTGCAGCGAGTTTCTCTCCAGAGCTCAACTGCAACATCCCAAACTCAAGCAAAACACCTTGTGAAGTCAATGGAAATCAGTTTCCGTTGAAGCACAATTGCTCCACAAATGCATCCAGTAATTCTCGCTCTGTATCCAGGTTAGCTAGAGCAGGATATAGTCCATGCAAAGCTAGAATATCTGAAGCAGAAACATCAGTTGTTGCACCTTTAAATTCAAGGGTCAAGGAGGCATCTATTGGATTGAATCTGAAAGCAAGCACAGTTTCTGTTGACAAAGCAAGAAGCCCTTCGCCCTTTAGTCGATTAAGCATTAGCATGGGTAGGAGACGTAAAAGTTCCAGTTCCATGGGGAATTCATGTGCAAGTGTTCAAGGTTCAACACACATACCTGTCCAATCTGGATCCGAGAATGCTATGCCTTCAGCTTGTGTGAATGAGTTGAGAAATGATAGACCCAACAATACAAGCAGAGCTAGTTCCAGCCCTCTTAGAAGGTTGCTGGATCCTCTACTAAAGCCAAAGGCTGTGGTATATCATCATGCCGTAGAGCCTATAGAGAAAGACTTACATGACACGCCTGATAAAATATATGATCGACAGTCAAATTCATCAACCTTACAATCAAGGAAGCTTATGCTAGACATGAGCAGATGCAGGAAAATCAGTGTCAGTGATACAGCTCTTGACAAGAAGCAAGGATCTTCTGTAGTTCATGCCCTTCTGCAAGTTGCATTTAAGAATGGTTTGCCTTTGTTCACTTTTGCAGTCGACAATGTCTCCAACATTCTTGCAGCTACAGTGAAGTTAACCAGCTCCAGAAAAGGGGCAGTTAGCCATATCTATACCTTCTTCATTGTTCAGGAGGTTAAAAGAAAGACTGGAAGTTGGATAAATCAAGGTAGCAAGGGGAAAGGTTGTGATTACGTCTCCAATGTCATTGCACAAATGAATGTTTCTGATTCAGAGATTTCCCAGGTGATCAGACCATATGAGCCTTCTACTACCAGAGAATTTGTCTTATTTTCTGTGGATTTGAAACAGGCAGATCGGCAGACCTCAGATTTCCTACCAAACGAAGAGCTAGCTGCTATAATTGTCAAAATTCCCCCAAAAATCAAGCAAGGATCTAGAGAATGTTCTCCTCTTTCCAAGGGTAGTGAGCAGGTTCAGCGTCCTGGTGGTGGTGAGTCCTTTATTAGTACAACAGTTTTACTCCCAAGTGGTATCCATAGCCTCCCCAGTAAAGGTGGACCGTCATCACTAATAGAGCGTTGGACTTCTGGTGGATCATGCGACTGTGGGGGCTGGGATTTAGGTTGTAAACTCAGGGTTTTTGCCAATCAGAACCAAAAAATCGAGAAATCAAGTTCATCTCAATCTTTTCCAATAACAAATCAGTTTAAGCTTTTCCCTCAG GAAGGAGTACCAGAAAACGATTGCATCCTGAGCCTGGCTGCTTTCAAAGATATGATATACTCAATTGAGTTCGATTCTTCTTTGTCACTTCTGCAAGCGTTCTCCATTTGTCTGGCAATGATAGACGGTAAGAACTCATGCGAACTTTCAGAATCAAGTATCTTATTTGAAGCAAAGACTCCTGGAGAATCAAAGTTAATGCATAATGATAGATTGTGGACTCCTAATCTTGCTGAAAGAGAGGATCCTGCAGAACACGTAGCTTGTCCGCCACTTTCTCCTTTTGGAAGGGTCTAG